The Lolium rigidum isolate FL_2022 chromosome 1, APGP_CSIRO_Lrig_0.1, whole genome shotgun sequence region tgttGAAGAAAATGGCTTACTAACTgcaccttattctgaggaagaagtgcagaaggctattttccaaatggaatgcaacaaagcaccgggtcccgatggttttccagcggagttttatcaaactttctgggatacaATTAAAgcggatcttctagatttgtttaGTGCTCTGCATATTGGACAACTATaactatttcgtctaaattttggtgaagtaatcttgttaccgaaagttaatgaggcagaaaggattcaacaatatagacctatttgcctcttaaacgtaagtttcaagattttcacgaaagtggccaccattagacttaatacggttgcggatcatgtcgttcagccatcacaaactgctttcatgcaaggaagaaatatcctggatggagtggcggttttgcatgagacagtacatgagatgcatactaagaaattaaatggggttattttaaaattagattttgaaaaggcatatgacaaggtcaaatggtcttttcttcaacagacactcaggatgaaaggttttctcTCCGAATGGCGCGCTTTAATTAATGAtttcgtgtatggaggtagtgtggctattcgggttaatgatgacaccggccattatttccaaacacgaaaagggttacgccaaggggatccgttatcaccaatgttattcaacattgtggcggatatgcttggcTATACTCattgagcgggccaagtctgatggtcagattgaaggtgtgattccacatctggttgatggaggtttatctatccttcaatatgccgacgatacaattctgtttatggatcatgatctcgaaaaagctcacaacctgaaattaattttggcggcttttgagcagttgtcgggtttgaaaatcaatttccataaaagtgaattgttctgtttcggtgatgcccaagatgatacagctctttacacagagttgtttggttgtgggcaaggccaatttcctatccgctatttgggtattccaattcattatcggagacttacgataactgaatggaaaatagttgaagaaagattacagaagcgccttagtagttggaaaggtaaattactgtccctgggaggaagattggtactcattaattcggtactgacaaatatggtactgtatatgttatcattcttcctattgccaaaaggaattctgcataaactcgattattatcgatccagattcttttggcaaggggacagtgaGAAAaagaatatcgactggttaaatggagtatagtttgtagtcccaaagatcaaggtgggcttggagttcatgacctggaggtcaagaattcagctctgctgggtaaatggctttttaagctccttaccgaggatgggatttggcaaactattcttcggagaaaatatatcggctccaagactttatcccaagtggtttggaaaccaggggattcacatttttgggctggtctaatggcgacaaaaaatgtcttttttcgtcatggaactttctcaattaagaatggaacacggatacggttctgggaagatgcttggttagacaatTCACCTCTAAGTGAACAGGTATCCTGCGTTGTATAATATCGTTCATCGCAAAGGAGATACCATTgctacagtaatggctacctctccaccgaatgtgacgttcggacGAGTTTTACTAGGACGAGAGGCTATTGGCATGGAATACCTTAATTCAAAGGCTGGGCGATATTAATTTATCACCTGGTCCAGATGAATTTCGGTGGAACCTACATGTAGATGGATCTTTCtcggtcaaatctttatacaatgccatACTTCATTCTGATGTACCAGTTGataaataagaaaatttggaagatgaagataccattaaaaataaaaaatatttggatggtatcttcgtcgaggtgtcatcctcaccaaagacaatcttgttaagcggaattggcaaggaagtaagcgatgtgttttttgtcatcatgatgaatctattaaacacctcttcttccagtgccagttcgcgagatctatttggtcggtcatccaagtagcgtctaccttgtatcctccgactagtgtggccaatgtctttggcaattggcttcatggtatagattcaaggttcaagttgcttcttagggtgggggcgctagcagtttatCCGGGCGCTCGTGACTGAGAaggaatgacaagatttttaataataaaaattgctctttgttgcaggtcatctacagatgtacaggtattctccgtttgtggttacctcttcagcgcatggagaaccgcgacctatttacggaggtctgtacacggttggaggatacggcgagggatactttttccctacatgggtggcagcatagtctacggattgaagcccctcccacaccttaggcgctatatgattcatcgttccgatatgtattccgcctagtttgCTTTTTGTTTGACATCTTTTCTGGACGTAAAAgactcataaacggctgtgtgcatcctggttatgcagaggctggatgtaattgcttattataagtaataaagcatcctttatcgaaaaaaacatcAAGTAGCCCTAGACAAATCTCTTTTGGATTAGCTTATATAGACACAGAACGAACGACTCTGACGAAAAGAAAAGCTGGCAGAGATGAGATCCCCGTATCCAGATATCCCACAGTCCCTTAGACGGGGAGGAAAGCAAAGTAATGCATCTTTGATGAAGGATtattattattgtatgaaaatttGATTGTAAAACAGTTCAGTTCCTCCCCAGTGCACATACATACATGGCTTAATACTCCTATTTAAAATGTTTATCGTAAAGTGGAATGGAGATCGTTATTGGCCCCGCTTAGGTGAATATGTGGCGGAGGCGATCCATTGAATAGGTGAACGCCATCTCGACCTCCTCCAGGCAGTGGTTTTTCTCTTCCTGGGACCAGGTCTGAGCAAAAATGTGATCGGGTTAAGACACTGAGACACACgggaagaaagaaaaaataagagcACGAAAACAAAGCTATTAAACTTACAGAAGCAACTTGGTTAAGTTTGGTGCGGACGTCCTGCAGCAGCTGGGACAGGGAACCTTCCCACTTGTAGAATTCGAGCTCTTTCTTGTTCAGAATCTTCTCATCAATCTGAATGTATAGAAGGAACGATTACTAGGATCAACGACATCCATCAATGTTCAATGGAGGAACAGGTAACTCTCGCCCACTCCACACTGACAGATTACAGGCTGCCATGATACCCTGAGTTGCATTGGATAAGTAAAATACAAGGATTCATATTCCACAACGAAATGGCCAGCAACAGAATGAATGTGATAAAAGTATTTACATACGGAAACTGCATATGTAGCTCGAGTCACATGTAGCTCGGTTTTTTGAAGATTTTCAAATAGACATTTTAAGGTTTCGAAACATTCTGAAAAAATCCAAGATGTTGACAATGATGTATTCTACAAACACATAAAATCTCAATTCAAACACCTTCTATTCCGGGCcacaaaaaatgataaaatctgacGAATTTGGAGgtttgaaaattttaaacttTTCACAACTTCAGATCCTCACTCTTGTCATTTTTGCACAGCCTAGAATACAATGCATTTCGAGTTGAAATTTGCACGATGATAGAAAATAACATTTCCTACATCTagaattttctttattttttctgaaAGTGTACAACGCTGtttttgaaaaatttcaaaaaaaagagctacatgtagattGGTCTACAAAATTCCGGCACTCCATTTACATAGCCGAAGATGTGTATATAAGGTGACCCTCAACAGAGTGCATACAGTAACATACTACTATCTTCAGTTAGAATTTCAATCAGTAAAACCAGAAGATTGAGATTTAAGAACCAGTGCCAACAACACATGGTTAATAACTATATGGGAATCCATTCAAAGTTTCAAACTCACACTATTTGACATCACATGAACGTTTTGGTATAAGGTTCTGTGCTGAAAAGTGGTACCTTTGCGCCGATCATTCGACCTCCAGCAGACTGAGCAAAGTACACACTATAGAAGTGACAGAGAAATGCTTGCGAGTCCTTCTCAGACAACTCTTCCAGATAGGCAGCATGTTTAGTGCCAGGAGCAGATGGTTCTGGAATTGTGTGACCCTGTTCGCTGAACCATTTCAGATCGTTCTTCAGTGCCTCTGATCTCTCTAACCCAGTATTCTGAAACTCCGCATCTAAAAGGTATAGATAACTAAAATGTCAATCAGCAGCATCTAGCCAACAATAACAAAAGAAATGTTCCAGGTCCTTCCTTAGTTCCTAGGTAACTATAATTTACGGGAGAAACAGGTTAGATAACCTGTCACAGAACCACTATGAGATTTCAGTAATTATGATGATTATTGATTTGTTTTTGCGAAAACGAAGTTTCTTGTTCTAAGCCGAATAAATAAAATGAAGTCCATTAATCTAAAAATTTCCAGTGTTCCAAGTAAGTGACCACACAGTGTTACTGTTAATGGAACTATGCAGCTAAAGGTCcctatttgtttatttacaaataaCTTGTTGCATAATTGAAGGTGGTCAAAGTAGACAACCATGAATGTCATAAGTTCAAATAAAACAGGTAAGTAAAACACCATTCATCAAACCAGATTGACATAGACAATCTAGATATGgtcaattttaatttttaatataCATCTGTAATGGGTATAGTTACAAATCTAACAACCCTTTGTTTATTTGATAGTTTTGAGCAAAGCTATTATTTTCgtaccaaaaaataaaattatttgtcAAGAACAAATTTTATCACCCCACAACCGACCAAACCTGTCCATAACCAACAGGTCGAACATTATAGCAAGATAACAACATCAATGTAAAACTGAATTTCTACGAGGGAAAGGTCCAACAGatacaaaattattatcacaatcACATGATTAGCCCTCCAAGATTTTCAACATATTTATTTAATATTTTATAACATCTCAGAAATAATGCAATGGTGCATTACATGACAACATATAGCTCCAGCAGAAATAGCATGAAAAAACTATTTTATAGTGTCCGGAGTAAAATCCATTGAGCTATAAATTTCCAATATAGGTTCCAACATGTTTGCCAAGTAGAGGAAAAAGCGCTATACCACTACGGTATATACTATGTGAAGCAAACAAATACACCATCGATATCACAAGCAAATGCGGATAAAAAATGCACGAGTTCCAAATATGTTTTAGTTGATAACACTTTAGACACAAAATGTTGCGAAATCACCTAAAGAATAAAACATGATATCCTGCAGGGCATATCCACAACTGGTTTGTGCCAACATCCAGCATGTCTCTTTTCAACAGTTAAACACTAACGTTTGAATGTGATTTAAAAATTGTGATTCCGATCTTGACTTCAACTAGATCGCTTCCACTGGGAACTCTCGATCTGCCGTTAGTCTTAGTATTGAAGTACATCTCATCACAGTTTATAATACTAGAAAAGAACATGCATCATCCTATTGAAAATTCAGTGCAACATCTGATTTTACAAAAGTATATATTGTCTCAAAAGCATATAATTATGGGCTTACAATCTTTGTTTATCTTTATTTGGATAATTAGTAAGCCATGATTAGTATTAGGGTAACATACTAACATATCTTGTGCAAACAACAGAAGAACCAGAAATGGCAAAAAGAATTGCTTGGCTTGCCCTTCGCCAGTACATTCGATTTTAATTTAGCAATATACTCCAAATAAACTGTAGCAGAAAATTACTACCCACCAGAAGCTAGCAATTGCACAAGGGGCCGCAAGAAAATCCAAAATTTATGTTAGGTTATTAGTCTCCCCTAGAGAACACATCCACAGCCGTTGGATTTTGCAGTGTAGGATGGCAAGTTGCCATGGCTCCAATGCCAAAATTTGAGTGCTCGTGCAATCGCGCGGGGTTAGCTTCCAAGAAATTAACATGTCAAAAAAGCAAGACATGGAATACCAATGGCGAGGGTTTGCAGTCACTCACACCAGGGGAAGGGGACGACGGCGCGGTTGACGATGTTCTCGAGCGTCTCGAAGACGAGCTTGCTGTCGACGAGGAAGCGCAGATAGCCCTCAACGGTAGCGTTCCGCAGGTTGACTGTCCTGGCCTGGTCCTCGGTGTGCAGGCTCATAGCGATAtccttcatctcctccacgaagGTCTTCTCCCGGTCCTCCCCCCTCGCCGAGGGAGGCATcttggtcgccgccgccgcgaccaTCCTACCCTGCTGCGAATGAATCACAGAAATCCCCGGCACACGGCGCTCGCCGGCTGACATGATCAGGCCGTTGCTGTTCTTCCCAGCGGCGGAAACGGAGAAAGATACGCGTGGAGAGGCGAGGGTGGGCAGGCTGGTTGCTGCTGCGAGCGCCATGGTTGCGGATTGGCGAGCAGTCGACAATGCCGAAAGGGAAGTGCGTGGGGTGGTGGCGAGATGCTGCCGTGGGTCGTGGGTGCCATGGGAGCGGATTGGGGAGGCTTCTCTTATAGCGCTAGGGTGAGGGCGACGCGTGCGACGTGGTGGGAGGAGCGGAGCGGAGGAGGGCGTGCGGTGTCGACGCGACGGGGGCGAGGAGATTGGAACGTGAGCGTTGCAACGGCGGCGGGATGGCCGGGTCTAGAGTAGAAAGCGAGCTGGGAATAAAATACTGGGAGCGAGTGCTACATTGGATCGGGGAGGGAAGGATTGGATTGGCCGGCAATGGCGTGAGGGCGAGCCTCTCTTCGCCACGGCGAAGGCTCGACGATGTCACGATGGGGTTCTCTTTTCCTTCGGCTTGACAATGTCTTGATGGGCTCTCTTTTTTCTTCACAATGTCAGGATGGGCTCTCTTTTTCTTCGGCTCACGATGTCACAATGGGCTGTCTTTTCCTTCGGCTTGACGGTGTCACGATGGGCTCTGTTTTTAATTGCCTTGGCGATGTCACGTCCATGACATTTCTTGTCGATCCGATGATTTTTCCTTCAAAAATCTAGGGGACCAAATTTTGGAAGAACAGTCGACGCGCCAATCGCACCATAGCTAGTTGATCGAGCATTGCAGTGCAACCCAGTGGTGTTTAGATGTTTGTATTTGACTggttatcccccccccccccccccggccctAAATCAGAAGGACCGAAGGTTGAGGTTCTGACCTGTAATATGATGCCCACCATGCATTCTGGAAAGCACACAAGCAAGAAGCGAAATCACATCGTTGCTAAGTTTGGGTCTTTGGCGAGTACCAAATCTCAGATACACGACAAAGAGTCTTTTTGCCGAGTGCCAAATGAATACATATGGCAAAGCTAACCTTTGTTGAGTACAACACTCGGCAAAAAGAAACCCGCACGGTGAAATCATGAAAATACACTCAGCAAACAAAAATATACGACAAAAGGTCTCTTTGCCGAGTGTCAACATTTGACACTAGCCAGCGGGAGCTGCCATGTGGTTGTCTCCTCACGTGCTTGACGGGTGGACTGACGCCGTGAGCCTTTGCCAAGTGCCAAGCACGGACACTCAGCAAATAAAATCTTTGCCTACTACTTTTTAGATGGCACTCGTCAAAGAACCTCTTTGACAGTGATTTTCAAATGTCACTCGGCAAAGACCCTCTTCGCCTAGTGGCAAATCTAGACACTAGGCAAAGACAACTCTTTTCGAAGGAATCAGCGGTGTGAGGCACCGGTTGGGAAACGCGTAAAACGACATCACATCTCAGTTAAAACAATATGCTTCCCTTTTTGTACATATAATCTTTTGAAAATTTTATAAATATACACAGTTGGGAAATCCACTGATTTGCCTATAAAAACATGTTGTGGAACAAGCAAAATTTCATGCTTAGTTCAAAATTCGGCCCACTTTCCACCGAAATCGGAAGGATGCCGTAGAAAATATCATAAATTCGTGGAAAGCAAACGCACGCAGTAGGTACGTGTATCGTAGTGCATAAGTGATCTTCTATTTTCGTGCGTAGGTTTTATACCATTGTAGATTGCGTTTCTTGTAGCTGCTTCTGCTTGTGCGCTGGAAAAATATGACAAACGAGTTTTTCGTGGCTAGGAAATGAAAACTCATAAAAGGTagcattgcttcccatcccaagCGACACACATGTGCGCAATATGGATTCGTTCTAGCATACTATGCCATGCCGAAGGTCATGACCTAGCTCATTTTTTCCCTAAAAAACATAGAACCTCGTAGGATCTAGCTCATTTTGGGATGGAATTTTTAAAATAACTATCGTAATCCAACTTTGTGATTTTTCCTTATAATTAGGCCATCTAAAATGATGCCTCGTGAAATTTctctatttttctgatttgtttaAGTGAATTGTGCTCAAATTAGGACCAACCATAATGACTTTTCGCAAGAACTGGCGGTGTGAGGCACATCGTAGGGAATACACGAAACCGACATCGTATCTATAATAACAACACGTCGTagacctaaaaatgattttttgaAAAAGTTGGAACAAGCGAAAGTTGACGGCTAGTTCACATTTGGCTCACTACCACCGAAATCGGCGGGACACCATAGAAAATACTATGAATTCCCAGAAATCAAACACGCACAACAGGTATGTGTGGAAGTGGTCTTCTATTTTTTGCGTAGGTTTCGTATTACTGCAGATTGCGCTTTTTGTAGCTGgttcacacaaaaaaaaaacctcGTTTCAGAGCTGGAAAAATGGGAGAAAATGAGTTTTTCATGGCTACAAAATGAAAACCCATAAAGGCAACATGGCTTCCAGTCCCAAGCCTCTGATTGTGCGCAGTATGGACTCGTTTCGGCAAATATACCATGCCAAAGGTCATGACTTAGGTCATTTTCCCTAAAAGACTTAGAATCTCATAGGAGGTAGCTAATTTTGCGAAGGTTTCTTTTGGAATACATGTCGTGTATTCCAAGTTCATGATTTTTTCCTTGCAAGTAGGTCACCCAAAATGACGCCTTGCGAAGGTTCTCCActcttttgatttttttagtGAATTATGCTCAATTGGGACTCACCGGAATGACTTTTCGCAAGAACGGACGGTGTGAGGCACATCGGAGGGAACTGCACTAAAACAACATTGTATCTTTGATAAGATAACACGTCGtggatctaaaaatgattttcgcAAAAAATATGGAACAAGCATAAGTTGATGCTTAGTTAAATTTGGACCGCTTCCAACGAAATCAGCACAACAACCTACAAAATACCATGAAATTCCAGAAAGTGAACGCGGGAAGCTGGTATGTGTAATGTAGTGCAGAAATGCTCTTCTATTTTTGTGCCTATGTTTCGTACCACTGCAGATTGCGCTTCTTGTAGCtgctttacaaaaaaaaaaaatctttccaACGCTAGAAAAATTAAATGAGTTTTTCGTGGCTAGGAAATGAAAGAACATAAGGCAACATTGCTTCCCGTTCCAAGCCCCACACGCCTCTGCACAATATGAGGTTGTTCCGGCAAAGTATGTCATGCTGAAGGTTATGACCTAGCTCATTTACCCTAAAAGACGGAACCTCCTATTaggtagctcattttgtgaagtttTTTGATACCTATCATATTCAAAGTTCAAAATTTTCTTGCAAGTAGGTCACCTGAAATGACGCCTCGTGAAGCTTctccatttttctgatttttttttcgagTAAACAGTGCTTAAATTGGGACCCACATGAATGACTTTCCGCAATAACAGGCAGTGCGAGGCACACCGGAGGGAACCGCACGAAACAATATCATATCTCTCATAAGACAACAAGTCGTCAACCAAaaaatattttttgcaaaaaatttgAAACAAGCAAAAGTTGACGCTTAGTTCAAATCTAGCCCGCTTCTAGCACAATCGGCATGACTTTCCAGAAAGCCAATGCGCACAGAAGGTATGTGTACCTTAGTGCGGAAGTGATCTTCTATTTTTGTGCGTAGGTTTCATGCCATTACAGATTGTGCTTTttttagctgcttcacaaaaaaaacctgtTTCGGTAGTGGGAAAATAAAAATTGAGTTTTTCGTGGTTAGGAAATGAAAACTCATAAATAAAACAATGGTTTCCATCCCAAGCCCCACGCCTGTGCGCAATACGGGTTTGTTCCAACAAACTATGTCATGTCGAAGGTCATGACCTAGCCCATTTACCCTAAAAGACGTAGAACCTCGTAGGAAGGTAGCTTATTTTGtgaagatctttttttttttggaataacCGACCTATTCCAAGTTCATGATTTTAACTTGCAAGTATGTCACCTACAATGACATCTCGCGAAGGTTCTCaaatttatgattttttttaGTGAATTGTGCTCAAATTGGAACCCATCGGAATGACTTTTCGCAAGAATGGGTGATGTGAGGCACACCAGAGGGAACTGCACGAAACCGACATCATATCTCTTGTAAAACAACACGTGTGAACCTAGAAATGtttctttttgcaaaaaatcTTGAACAAGCAAAAATTGACACTTATTTCAAATTTGGCCCGCTTCCAGCGAAATGAGCATAATACCATAGAAAATACCATGAATTCCAGAAAGAGAACACAAGTAGCAGGTATGTGAACCATCGTGCGGAAGTGGTCTTCTATTTTTTGCGTAGATTTCGTATCATTGCACATTGCAATTCTTGTAGTTGGTTCCAAAAAAAACTCATTTCGTCCCTGGAAAAATAAAAAAGTACTTTTTTTGTGGCTAGGAAATGAAAACCAATACAGGCAACATTGCTTCCGGTCACAAGGCTCGGCTTGTGCACAATATGGGCTCGTTCCAGGCTTCCAGCAAACTATGTCatgccgaaggtcatgacgtagcTCATTTTCCTTGAAACGCATATGACCTCGTAGGAGATAGCTCTCATCTCGTGAAGGTATTTTTTTGAATAATTGTCGTATTCCAAGTTCTTGATCTTTTTTCTTGCAAGAAGGTCACCTAAAATGACGCCTTGCTAAATATTTTGTCGTATTTCAAGTTTGTTGGATGGTTAGAAGGTCAGTGACACCCCAACACACCAGAGATGAAACCTGAGTTTTAACATTGATGTCTCATAAAAAGCAAAATATTCTTTTAGTAGGAGGCGACATTCCCTCGATTGCGAGCCACGTGTGATAACTTcaccaatctcaagacccgctggATTAGTCTCTTGGATACATTCTCTCGAAGGTGCTCCTATGGGTGAGTTTATGTACGTATTTGTGAGCGTTTGTATGTATGGTGTATCGTAAGACAGGTTGAAACATGCAAGTCACATATGATACGAGTTCTAATCGCCTTCCGAGTTCTGAATTGGCCTGTAGTGCACATAACAAAATAGGAAACTGTGTGGACATCTTAGAGGAACTCTACTCTATCTTGTCTACAAAAATAGAGCAGTTACCTAAAAACAGCAGAGTAGAGTTCTTGCGAATTTGGAATTGTGTGGATATCTTGGAAGTATTTATTGCATGGCTACGATGGCCCGCTTCTTCCTACAAAAAAACAGCTCAGAAGAGGTTTAGGGTCACTTCTTTTCAGCTTCAAGAGGAGTTTCTCCCATAAGCTACCCTCCCTCAGCTTCTCCCAGAAACCCGTCTCCCAAATTTGTTTGAACTTTTAAATTAGTATACAAAACGACCAACTTTGTTAAAGAAAAGTAGGCATAGATGCCCTTGGAGAAAGTAAGGGGCATGGAGCTTGTGCACAAGCTAGCACTTCCGTAGACTGAGAGAAATGAAAACTAATGGATCAACAAGAGAAAAGCCCGGGCAAATGCAACAAAAGgattatttgaatatgaaaatttGATTGCTAGGTAGTTCAGGCCCAGAGGAGCATGTTTCTCCCCAGTGCATATACATGGCATAATATTAAAAATGTTTATCTAAAGTGAAATGAAGATCGCAATTGACTCCGCTCAGGTGAATACTTGGCGCAGGCGATCCATTGAATAGGTGAACGACTTCTCGGTCTCAGCTAGGCAGTGGTTCTTCTCTTCCCGGGACCAGCTCTGAGCAGAAATGTGATCGAGTTAAGACACTGAGACACACCGGCAGAAAAGAAAATAGGAGCACAAAAACAAAGCTCTTGGACTTACAGAAGCAACTTG contains the following coding sequences:
- the LOC124683880 gene encoding heme oxygenase 1, chloroplastic-like, yielding MALAAATSLPTLASPRVSFSVSAAGKNSNGLIMSAGERRVPGISVIHSQQGRMVAAAATKMPPSARGEDREKTFVEEMKDIAMSLHTEDQARTVNLRNATVEGYLRFLVDSKLVFETLENIVNRAVVPFPWYAEFQNTGLERSEALKNDLKWFSEQGHTIPEPSAPGTKHAAYLEELSEKDSQAFLCHFYSVYFAQSAGGRMIGAKIDEKILNKKELEFYKWEGSLSQLLQDVRTKLNQVASTWSQEEKNHCLEEVEMAFTYSMDRLRHIFT